Proteins encoded within one genomic window of Salipaludibacillus agaradhaerens:
- the ilvA gene encoding threonine ammonia-lyase IlvA — protein sequence MERTVTTTIQVKDILIAHQVLKDIVVNTPLQRDPILSERYGANVFLKREDLQVVRSFKLRGAYNLMQGLSEKELQNGVVCASAGNHAQGVAYSCKALGVRGHIFMPSTTPRQKVSRVEFFGEPFVEVILTGDTFDDSFNEAMAFCDDNNMSFIHPFDDLRTITGQGTIGMEILEAMEEPVSHVFMSIGGGGLISGVGSYFKQISPQTKVIGVEPAGAPGMKTSLQKGKVTVLDKIDKFVDGAAVKKVGNITFDVAKHVIDDVAVIPEGKVCSTMLNLYNENAIVAEPAGALAISALDHYREEIKGKNIVCIVSGGNNDIDRMQEIKERSLIYDGFKHYFIVNFPQRAGALRQFLSEVLGENDDITRFEYTKKNNRDKGPVLVGIELKDKEDYHPLIKRMEKNGFSYTEINKDQDLFNLLI from the coding sequence ATGGAACGAACAGTAACGACTACTATTCAAGTAAAAGATATATTAATTGCTCACCAAGTATTAAAAGATATTGTCGTCAACACCCCATTACAACGGGACCCCATCCTTTCAGAGCGATATGGGGCAAACGTATTTTTAAAACGAGAAGATTTACAAGTTGTGCGCTCATTTAAATTACGTGGGGCCTACAATTTAATGCAAGGATTATCGGAAAAAGAGTTACAAAACGGCGTTGTGTGTGCTAGTGCTGGTAATCATGCCCAAGGGGTCGCCTATTCCTGTAAAGCTCTCGGAGTGAGAGGTCATATTTTTATGCCGAGCACGACGCCGAGACAGAAAGTTTCCCGAGTAGAGTTTTTTGGAGAGCCTTTTGTAGAAGTGATCCTAACAGGGGATACCTTCGATGATTCTTTTAATGAAGCCATGGCTTTTTGTGATGATAACAACATGTCCTTTATTCATCCTTTCGATGATCTTCGTACGATCACTGGTCAGGGTACGATCGGTATGGAAATCCTTGAAGCGATGGAGGAACCCGTTTCTCACGTGTTTATGAGTATCGGAGGCGGAGGGCTTATCTCAGGTGTTGGCTCTTACTTTAAACAAATAAGTCCACAAACTAAAGTGATAGGCGTTGAACCCGCAGGTGCTCCAGGAATGAAAACATCGTTACAAAAAGGGAAAGTGACTGTTTTAGATAAGATAGACAAATTCGTCGATGGGGCAGCTGTTAAAAAGGTTGGTAACATTACGTTTGATGTAGCAAAGCATGTCATTGATGACGTGGCGGTCATACCGGAAGGAAAGGTATGTTCAACAATGTTAAATTTGTATAATGAAAATGCCATTGTTGCTGAACCGGCAGGAGCTTTGGCCATTTCTGCACTGGATCATTACCGGGAAGAGATTAAGGGGAAAAATATCGTATGTATTGTAAGCGGCGGCAATAACGATATTGACCGTATGCAGGAAATTAAAGAACGGTCGTTAATTTATGACGGTTTCAAACATTATTTTATCGTAAACTTCCCGCAACGAGCAGGAGCCTTGAGGCAGTTTTTATCAGAAGTTCTAGGGGAAAATGACGATATTACTCGATTTGAATACACGAAGAAAAACAATCGGGATAAAGGGCCTGTATTAGTTGGAATTGAACTGAAAGATAAAGAGGATTACCATCCGTTAATTAAGAGAATGGAGAAGAATGGATTTTCCTATACTGAAATAAATAAAGATCAAGATTTGTTTAACTTGCTTATATAG
- a CDS encoding CvfB family protein: protein MPKLTPGSIVRLTVDSVIATAYILKGSDGDVILPKRTTEQAFQEGEEVEVFLYEDKQGRLTASATLPTVTLDAYDWAEVVEKVEHLGVFVNIGIEKDILVSKDDLPFHKSVWPQEKDHLFVCLINDKKGKLMAKPISEAIINKERDKAPKDMLHQPVSGHVYRASKIGSFIITEEGYRGFIHHSERKKEPRMGQLVKGRVIDVKDDGTLNISLRPRLIESRDEDAEHLLHYLQNNDGEIALTDKSSPDEIKEVLHISKAAFKRAVGKLLKEKKITQENGVTRLIESE, encoded by the coding sequence ATGCCAAAATTAACACCAGGATCAATTGTTCGATTAACTGTTGACAGTGTTATAGCGACAGCTTACATATTAAAAGGAAGTGACGGCGACGTTATTTTGCCTAAACGGACAACTGAACAAGCATTTCAAGAAGGAGAAGAAGTTGAGGTTTTCCTTTACGAAGACAAACAGGGACGACTGACAGCTTCTGCGACACTTCCTACGGTTACCCTTGATGCATATGATTGGGCTGAAGTCGTGGAGAAGGTAGAACATTTAGGTGTTTTCGTCAATATCGGTATTGAAAAAGACATACTTGTGTCAAAAGATGATTTACCGTTCCATAAGTCGGTTTGGCCACAAGAAAAAGATCATCTATTTGTTTGTCTTATTAATGATAAAAAAGGAAAATTGATGGCTAAACCGATCTCAGAAGCCATTATCAATAAGGAAAGAGATAAGGCACCAAAAGACATGCTTCATCAGCCTGTCAGTGGCCATGTTTATCGCGCATCTAAAATAGGATCCTTTATTATTACAGAAGAAGGGTATCGTGGTTTTATCCATCATTCAGAGAGAAAGAAAGAGCCGAGAATGGGGCAGTTGGTGAAAGGGCGAGTTATTGATGTGAAGGATGACGGAACGTTAAATATTTCATTACGTCCTCGCCTCATTGAAAGCCGTGATGAAGATGCTGAACACTTGCTTCATTATTTACAAAATAATGATGGAGAAATAGCATTAACAGATAAGTCTTCACCTGACGAAATTAAAGAGGTATTACACATTAGTAAGGCCGCCTTTAAGCGTGCAGTAGGAAAACTATTAAAAGAAAAGAAAATTACACAGGAAAATGGTGTCACACGCTTGATTGAAAGCGAATAG
- a CDS encoding type IA DNA topoisomerase — translation MKLILAEKPDQAAKLASPYPSQKKKEYIVISPCDTFPKGAICTWAVGHLCELLPPEGYESSWKKWSLEALPLIPSMFKHRVTYSKKKRFNVIKSFIQQQDVSEIVIASDAGREGEAIIRLILKLSHNVKPVKRLWISSLTAKSVKAGFNALLDESATRPLYDEAVSRAYADWLIGMNASRVYTLLLQKHGAGDVFSIGRVQTPTLALIVEREKEIEKFISEPFWEIKASFSMKEQTYEGIWHKDGDSRVTNLTLAQKITAFCENKRAQVSHVETKEKSIPPPYFFNLSSLQTTANRRYKYSPKKTLDIAQKLYVKGYISYPRTDSAFVTKEEEREFPTILQKISALSKFKPFFPLERETKMLSKRYVNQSKVTDHHAIIPTDQVIDPSSLSTEEARVYTMIIEHLIAAYDGDCLMSYTNIETLVDDRATFKTTGKQMRHAGWRRIIPSRADEKLKTEKSKLPNVRQGDQEDVLNVTMREGKTEPPKRYTEGELITVMKSAGKYIDDEELVKVLQHTEGLGTEATRAGIITLLKQRSYIEIIKNIVYPTEKGKILIEALGNSLLASPEMTAKWEQRLAEIGRGIAEVDPFILQAKKLTTSLISDAKKRSATWTFNKEILKEIQRSPKNKTGKVSRTRKRLLGKCPVCQGNVIDKGKFYGCANYKTTQCSFTVSKRILGRSLTSTHIKALLSEGCTPIIDGFQQKNGKTFNAALKWEANENKMSFSFGEQQT, via the coding sequence ATGAAGTTAATTCTTGCAGAAAAGCCCGATCAGGCGGCTAAATTAGCCTCACCTTACCCGTCACAAAAGAAAAAGGAATATATAGTGATTAGTCCGTGTGACACCTTCCCTAAAGGAGCTATTTGTACATGGGCAGTGGGGCATTTGTGTGAACTGTTGCCTCCTGAAGGCTACGAATCATCGTGGAAAAAATGGTCTCTTGAAGCCTTACCACTTATTCCTTCAATGTTTAAGCATCGTGTCACTTATTCAAAAAAGAAACGTTTTAACGTTATAAAGTCATTTATTCAACAACAAGATGTATCGGAAATCGTTATCGCTAGTGATGCCGGACGAGAAGGAGAAGCGATCATCCGGTTAATTCTTAAACTATCTCATAATGTTAAACCAGTCAAACGTCTATGGATCTCTTCTCTAACGGCTAAGTCAGTCAAAGCGGGATTTAATGCATTATTGGATGAATCAGCTACAAGACCCCTTTATGATGAAGCAGTTAGTCGCGCTTATGCAGATTGGTTAATTGGCATGAATGCTTCTAGAGTGTATACACTCTTACTGCAGAAGCACGGAGCAGGTGATGTCTTCTCAATCGGGCGTGTTCAAACACCCACATTAGCCCTAATTGTTGAAAGAGAAAAAGAGATTGAGAAATTTATCTCTGAACCATTTTGGGAAATAAAAGCTAGCTTTTCAATGAAGGAGCAGACATACGAAGGTATTTGGCATAAAGACGGAGACTCTCGTGTAACGAATCTTACTCTGGCACAAAAAATAACCGCGTTTTGTGAAAACAAACGTGCACAAGTTAGTCATGTTGAAACAAAGGAGAAGTCGATCCCACCACCTTATTTTTTCAACTTATCATCTCTGCAAACGACAGCAAACCGAAGATATAAATATTCTCCAAAGAAAACATTAGATATTGCTCAAAAATTGTATGTAAAAGGCTATATTTCTTATCCGAGAACAGATTCCGCTTTCGTAACAAAAGAGGAGGAAAGGGAGTTTCCAACCATTCTCCAAAAAATAAGTGCGTTATCTAAATTTAAACCATTTTTTCCGTTAGAACGAGAGACAAAAATGTTATCCAAGCGTTACGTTAATCAAAGTAAAGTAACTGATCATCACGCTATTATTCCAACGGATCAAGTAATAGACCCTTCTAGCCTTTCTACTGAAGAGGCTCGTGTTTATACGATGATTATTGAACATTTAATAGCAGCATACGATGGCGATTGCCTCATGAGCTATACTAATATAGAAACATTAGTGGACGATAGAGCCACATTCAAAACAACAGGGAAACAAATGCGCCACGCAGGGTGGCGGCGAATTATCCCATCACGAGCGGATGAAAAGCTAAAAACTGAGAAAAGTAAATTGCCAAATGTTAGACAAGGTGATCAAGAGGACGTTCTTAACGTCACTATGAGAGAAGGAAAAACTGAGCCACCTAAACGATATACCGAAGGCGAATTAATTACGGTTATGAAGTCAGCTGGTAAATATATAGATGATGAAGAACTGGTAAAGGTGTTGCAACATACGGAGGGACTTGGTACTGAAGCTACGCGAGCTGGCATTATTACCTTGCTTAAACAAAGGAGTTATATCGAGATAATTAAAAACATCGTTTATCCAACTGAAAAAGGAAAAATACTGATTGAAGCATTAGGCAATTCATTATTAGCTTCGCCTGAAATGACGGCTAAATGGGAGCAGAGATTAGCGGAAATTGGTCGGGGCATTGCTGAAGTCGACCCCTTCATTCTCCAAGCCAAAAAGCTGACTACGTCACTCATAAGCGATGCAAAAAAGCGTTCTGCCACATGGACATTTAATAAAGAGATTCTTAAAGAAATTCAACGATCCCCTAAAAATAAAACAGGGAAAGTAAGCCGTACCCGTAAAAGATTGCTAGGTAAATGTCCAGTCTGCCAAGGAAACGTGATAGACAAAGGGAAGTTTTACGGCTGTGCTAACTACAAAACTACACAATGTTCGTTTACTGTCTCAAAACGCATTCTTGGACGTTCACTGACCTCAACCCATATTAAAGCATTACTGTCCGAGGGTTGCACACCGATAATTGACGGTTTTCAACAAAAAAATGGGAAAACATTTAACGCAGCGCTGAAATGGGAAGCAAATGAGAATAAAATGAGCTTTTCTTTTGGTGAACAACAAACTTAA
- a CDS encoding metallophosphoesterase, producing the protein MNLRYLLSLGLFIILYTGLTAYIGWHLYYWLHVVFSINHPLIFTALLIGVAYAYIIGQLFSSPLFKKIGALWLAVFQFGLFVLPFANITCWLLGLFIEEVTRTHIVVIGGIVWILFAIYIGVGLYLAYSPVIRSHDISLAKTTSHKSSLKIVMASDMHFGGLSGKKHAERLVKEINKLNADIILLAGDIVDDDPAQFKEKKMDGLLANLHAVYGKYAVTGNHEYYGGKIEELAVMLDEAGIQLLQDDVVEPNEMITIVGRKDKTDKNRKSASALIDPLDKRKILIMMDHQPTDLHAIMEAQTDMVFSGHTHRGQIFPYHLITAKLFEVDWGYKQKGRLHVFVSSGFGFWGPPIRLGSRSEILSVQVHFNEC; encoded by the coding sequence ATGAATTTACGATATTTATTAAGCTTAGGTCTATTTATTATTCTTTATACAGGCTTAACAGCTTACATAGGCTGGCATTTATATTACTGGCTACACGTTGTATTTAGTATAAATCATCCACTTATTTTCACTGCCCTGTTAATAGGTGTTGCTTATGCTTATATAATTGGTCAGTTATTTTCTAGTCCCCTTTTCAAAAAAATTGGGGCACTATGGCTCGCTGTTTTTCAATTTGGCTTGTTTGTATTGCCGTTTGCTAATATAACGTGTTGGCTGCTTGGACTCTTTATTGAAGAAGTAACTCGCACACATATTGTTGTCATTGGGGGAATTGTTTGGATTCTATTTGCTATTTACATAGGTGTAGGCCTCTATTTGGCATACAGTCCAGTCATTCGATCACATGACATTAGCCTTGCGAAAACAACGTCCCATAAGTCATCATTAAAAATTGTGATGGCTTCAGATATGCATTTTGGCGGATTATCAGGTAAAAAACATGCGGAGAGACTCGTGAAAGAAATAAATAAGCTTAATGCAGACATTATTTTATTAGCCGGTGATATCGTGGATGATGATCCTGCCCAGTTTAAAGAGAAAAAAATGGATGGACTGTTAGCCAATTTGCATGCTGTATATGGCAAGTATGCGGTCACAGGAAACCATGAATATTACGGAGGAAAGATTGAAGAATTAGCGGTTATGCTTGATGAAGCAGGCATTCAGCTCCTTCAAGACGACGTTGTGGAGCCAAATGAAATGATAACTATCGTTGGAAGGAAAGACAAAACAGATAAAAATCGGAAATCTGCGAGCGCATTAATTGACCCACTTGATAAAAGGAAAATACTTATCATGATGGATCATCAGCCAACAGATCTCCATGCCATTATGGAAGCTCAAACAGATATGGTTTTTAGTGGGCATACCCATCGTGGGCAAATCTTTCCTTACCATTTAATTACCGCCAAATTATTTGAAGTTGATTGGGGATACAAACAAAAAGGGCGGCTACACGTATTTGTTTCATCAGGCTTTGGCTTTTGGGGACCTCCCATTCGCCTCGGCAGCCGTTCTGAAATTTTAAGTGTGCAGGTCCATTTTAATGAATGTTAA
- a CDS encoding MOSC domain-containing protein has translation MAGELKAIWIKREKRGVMEPVELGTLIKHKGLVHNADQGGKRQVTIISEERWEQLMDNFSTSLDPSTRRANLMVTGIDLAHSKGKRLNIGSAIIEIQGETKPCSRMDDALAGLQDAMKVNWGGGAYGVVVTGGDIRLGDPVQWR, from the coding sequence ATGGCAGGGGAATTGAAGGCAATATGGATTAAAAGGGAAAAAAGAGGGGTAATGGAACCCGTAGAATTAGGGACATTAATTAAACATAAAGGCTTGGTTCACAATGCTGATCAAGGTGGTAAAAGGCAAGTAACCATTATTTCTGAAGAAAGATGGGAGCAGCTAATGGACAATTTTTCAACTAGCTTGGATCCTTCTACACGAAGAGCTAATTTAATGGTCACAGGAATAGATCTAGCTCACTCTAAAGGAAAACGACTCAATATTGGTTCTGCTATTATAGAAATACAAGGTGAAACAAAACCGTGCTCTCGTATGGATGATGCTTTAGCTGGTTTACAAGATGCTATGAAGGTAAACTGGGGCGGAGGGGCTTATGGAGTGGTTGTAACAGGTGGCGATATTAGGCTTGGAGATCCCGTTCAGTGGCGTTGA
- a CDS encoding pepsin/retropepsin-like aspartic protease family protein: MKRIEFKDGKLYTEVRFKFQGKVTKTANIIIDTNSAGTVISKKTAIKLGIEKDESTFYEVLDSLSVGPLKVSEFQVTISDIEEDGVLGLDFMKKVGAKINLDAMTISSSRT, encoded by the coding sequence ATGAAACGCATTGAATTTAAAGATGGGAAACTTTATACTGAAGTCCGATTCAAATTTCAAGGAAAAGTAACAAAAACGGCTAACATTATTATTGATACTAACTCAGCAGGGACAGTCATTTCTAAAAAGACTGCCATTAAACTAGGGATTGAGAAAGATGAATCTACTTTTTATGAAGTATTAGATTCGTTAAGTGTCGGCCCGTTAAAAGTGAGTGAATTTCAAGTCACAATTTCTGATATTGAGGAAGACGGAGTCCTTGGCCTCGATTTTATGAAGAAGGTCGGTGCTAAAATAAACCTTGATGCCATGACAATATCAAGCTCTCGTACATAA
- a CDS encoding KOW motif domain-containing protein: MAEQEEPLLQSGDTVKVIEGEYKGKKATVISAYTNSISVEFELKMDDGSKPRTVLRHSEYEIIK; the protein is encoded by the coding sequence ATGGCAGAACAAGAAGAGCCTCTATTGCAATCAGGAGATACTGTTAAAGTCATTGAAGGGGAATATAAAGGAAAAAAAGCAACAGTCATTTCCGCCTATACTAATTCTATCTCGGTGGAATTCGAATTGAAGATGGATGATGGCAGCAAGCCTCGGACAGTTTTGAGACATTCAGAATACGAAATCATTAAGTAA
- a CDS encoding flavodoxin domain-containing protein, whose product MSVLIIYSTTHGTTEKAVYQMANQLSSVTDLVNIIKTKKTLDLTMYDTVIIATSIHMGSIPKKMTQFLSANENVLLTKKIGLFLSCMREGEERQAQFRAAFPETLRNHAVAKGLGGGELLISKMTLLQKMIIKKVEGTTTDRSALDKQALDLFIKELNQVDSHPSSKSSTKA is encoded by the coding sequence ATGTCAGTTTTAATCATCTATTCCACGACTCACGGTACGACAGAAAAGGCTGTGTACCAGATGGCAAACCAGCTTTCATCAGTAACTGATTTAGTAAACATCATTAAAACGAAAAAAACACTAGATTTAACCATGTATGACACTGTTATTATAGCCACTTCTATTCATATGGGATCGATCCCCAAAAAGATGACGCAATTTCTGTCAGCAAATGAAAATGTGTTACTCACAAAAAAAATCGGACTATTCTTAAGCTGTATGCGTGAAGGTGAAGAAAGACAGGCGCAATTTAGAGCCGCTTTCCCAGAAACGTTACGCAATCATGCTGTCGCGAAAGGACTGGGAGGCGGGGAATTACTTATTTCAAAAATGACGCTACTTCAAAAAATGATTATAAAGAAAGTAGAAGGGACTACAACTGATAGATCAGCATTAGATAAGCAGGCTTTGGACCTATTCATTAAGGAGTTAAATCAAGTTGATTCCCATCCCTCTTCAAAATCTTCAACAAAGGCTTAA